The following nucleotide sequence is from Ktedonobacteraceae bacterium.
TCCATCTCCTTCGCCATCACCAACCAGCACGCCCTCACCGACGCCATCCCCTTCGCCGTCTCCGACACCCCCACCGCCATTGATCCAGAACGGCGGATTCGAGAGCGGATTGCCTCCCTGGCAGCAATCCTCATCCGGCGGCTACCAGCTCGTCAGTAATTTTAACGCGCACACGGGACAGAACAGCGCTTACCTGTGTGGTTATCCAGGTTGCGATGATCGCATCTGGCAGATCTTCACCGTACCGACCAGCTATACAAAGATCACCATCACCTACTGGTGGTATTCGGATACGAATAAGACGGGCAATCAATGTTTTGATTACTTCTATAGCCAGGTGCATACGACCAGCGGAGCCACGATTGCGAATATGCAGACGAGTTGCAATACGCAGGTGACGAACTACTGGGTAGCGAAAACCTACGATCTCTCATCAGCTCTCGCGGCATATAAGGGCAAGCAGGTGATGCTCTTCTTCCGCGGCACCAACATGCCGAACCAGTACCAGCCAACTGATTTCTTCGTAGATGATGTGGTTATTAGTGTGCAGTAGGCGCTGTGGAGGATGAAGAGACTCAGCTTTTCCTATCTCACTTTCTAATTGATGTTTAAACTGTCGTCATTTTGGGCGAAACTTAGGTACACTAAAATAAACTCAGTAATCCTTGAGAGAGGATTGCTGAGTTGGAATGAGGATCGACTCCTGGCCGAGTGGTGACACGCCATCTTTTAGTCCCGACTCGGCTTCGTTCTGATGCCGGCGATGACGAGATCGAGCATGCGGTTAGCCCCATCAGGGTCGGACGCATGTTCATTCACCAGGGCGATTCCGTAGACGAGTCGTATCACGTCGAGAATATGGACATCCGTTCGGATTTGGTCTGCGGCCTGGGCGCGGAGCAAGAGAACTTCTCCCGCCTCGTGCATCGCTTTGTTCGCCTCATAGATTCTCGTTCCTGGAACGTGCTTGGCAGCCATGATGGCTGCTCCCATACTCCGCCCTCGAGCCGCGAAGTCCATCTGCAGGCGAAGCCAGCTGACCAGGGCATCGAAAGGAACCGGAGCGCTGGCAAGTTCTTCTGCACGCGCCCTCAGTTCATTGGTCTCATCCAGGAACACGGCCTCAAGGAGATCCTGACGCGTGGGGAAGTGGCGGTACAGCGTTCCAATGGCGACCCCAGCTGATTTAGCAATGTCCTCCAGGACAATGTCAGCGCCGCGCTCTGAAACCGCGACTCGCGCTGTCTTCAGCAAACTGGCATAGTTGCGCTGGGCATCAGCTCGCATTGGGCGGTTGGCTGGTGTTGACTTGTGCATTTCATGCTCCTCCTTTCTCCTTGAGCTAGTGGTCCTTGACAAAGTGAGGATGCCTCCGTTACTATATGAGAAGTAACATGAGGGTTCCTCCGTTTAATAGAGGGAGGTGCCTCATTTTATCATATTCACGATCGATATTACCAGGAGAAGGAGAACTTTCTTATGCATGTTTTCGTCACAGGAGCAACAGGTTACATCGGTACCGCTGTCGTCCATGAACTCATCGGTGCCGGTCATCAGGTCGTCGGTCTTACCCGTTCAGACAAGGGTGCCGAGGCACTGAAGGAAGTTGGGGCCGAGGTGCATCGCGGTACCCTTGAC
It contains:
- a CDS encoding helix-turn-helix domain-containing protein — its product is MHKSTPANRPMRADAQRNYASLLKTARVAVSERGADIVLEDIAKSAGVAIGTLYRHFPTRQDLLEAVFLDETNELRARAEELASAPVPFDALVSWLRLQMDFAARGRSMGAAIMAAKHVPGTRIYEANKAMHEAGEVLLLRAQAADQIRTDVHILDVIRLVYGIALVNEHASDPDGANRMLDLVIAGIRTKPSRD